gatgctgccattgagtctgttttagaagacatcgacagcgcattcattttgaaagaggaacagagaacgtcgaggcgacgccaaagcaccgcgctaatccctatcgcggcggcgcttggctgttcacaccggacactgaagtgacgctgaaccgccgggcagtgctaataatatcacccgttgatccagtagattaaaagcatatacttacttgttgctccaacattaagcaacagcgtcccaataTTTGTCTTTcctggtgttgtctttatacaacatgttccgaggatcatacaactcactgtacttctccacttcaattattaatttaatgtcatccatgttgaagaacttcgctgtttgctccgttaaatgtcgggtgtaaattacgtattctccactcaagcctatgtggagaatacgtagccccctctctctctctttttatctgtatcactgcttgcgtggctgtagtggatgggcagagggggacatttaataatgtcattggtcatattaaaactccaggacaacagaaggggacttcaaagtatgggatgcatatttgatcatttatatcatataaaatatgtcatcaatgtagtttaagatcgtttttcagtgggtcaagcgcaaaaaatagactcgacgccgaaacgatagaggtagccttggcgcagcgcggtgcttcagcatccggtgtgacccgcacaaagttttaacatgggagtggatgggagccagctgttatttaaggcttggcgctgcgctgaagcgtcgcttcggcatcgcttcagcctCCACAGACAGGGAGGAAGATTTCTATACAGTTTTTACTTTTTGGTTAACTGAAATAGAACAGCACCAAAAGCACTGACACATGTTAGAAAAGATAAAtttgtgggatttttttttaatgtaaaacaacaaGCCTGTATCGTAGTTCACATACTGGAATCATTCCTACGAGCGGTCCAGTTGTTCTTGGACATGCCCTGTAAAGAGACACTGTATGGAGCAGCAAAGCCAGGTCCATCTTTATCTGTTActgagagcagctgaggagccGATTCCTTGTTACacacctgaggaaacacaaaatatcatattgaaacatttgaatttgCTGATCAATTAATGGACACCAGTTATGTTTGACTGCTTTCAGAAAAGtgacatttaattatttattttatatcaataGAAGCCCTCCACCAGACAACttaactcctccatgttaagtTACATCAGCATTAAAAGTGCTCAAACACATGACAACTGTTCAGCATCTTGGAAATGAAACGCACCTTTATTGTACGTTCCTCAATTATGGGTGCATTTTCATTGACGTCTTCAAGCTGTATAATCAGAGTACCAGTTCCTGTGGCCAAGACTTCATCTGGTGGGATATGATATCATATCATATGATAtcataacagacacacacacacacacacacacccacacacacccaacacacacacacacacacacacacgcagtgagcagaataaaatgtattcataagTTTACAGTTAACACaacgcaaggcacctggacctgatgggatccccggccgagctctcaaggtgtatgcagatcagctggcagatgtgttcacagacatcttcaacctgttactgctccagtctgtagtccctgcatgcttcaagaagaccatcattgttcctgttcccaaaaaaacaaaaatcctctgcctgaacgactaccgcccagtagcactcacttccatcatcatgaagtgcttcgagcggctggtccaaccattcatcacctcttacctccctgactctctggaccctcttcagtttgcctacaggtcaaataggtcgactgcagatgccatctccctcaccctccacactgccctctcccacctggaccagagggacacatatgtgagaatgctgttcattgactacagttcagcattcaacaccatcgtgcccctgaagctcgtcaccaagctcagagaccttgggctcaacatcgccctccgtgattggatcctgaacttcctgacgggcagaccacaggcggtgcggatcggcagcaccacatcctccaccctgactctcaacaccggggcCCCCTAGGGCTGCGTtctcagtcctcttctgtactccctgttcacgcatgactgcgtggccaaccacagctccaacaccatcgttaagtttgctgatgacaccactgtcataggcctgatcaccggcgacgatgagaaggcctacagagaggaggtcagagccctgacatcttggtgccaggacaacaacctccatctcaacgtcagcaaaacgaaggagctgatcgtggactacagaaagagacgaggagaagaacacgcccccctctccatcaacggggccacggtggagcgagtcagcagcttcaagttcctcggggtccacatcactgatgacctgacctggacccatcacacagactccatcagaaagacggccagacagcggctcttcttcctccgcaagctccacatggactccaggattctctgcaacttctacagatgcaccatagagagcatcctgactggctgcatcaccgcctggtatggcagctgcaccgccctgagccATAAGGCAGACATGTCATAAATCAtatgaagtctgcccagcacatcagcaggacagcgctaccatccatagaggacctctacacccagcggtgcaggaagaagagcagccggattattaaagacccctttcaccccagccataaacatttttgcctgctgccatctggccgacggtaccgcagcatccgggcccgcaccaccaggctcagagacagtttcatcccccaggccataagacttttaaactcctctgaactgcaataactccatcaaattagcaccgtgacatatttgcatatttgcacttctgttgttttattttctcctcagcaatgcatatatatttagatatatatacattatttcctattttgatattctattttatactatttctcttattttattgtatagtgtgtaattacttgagcattgttagaagagagcctgagactcaagcatttcactgccagcgactgcttaatgttattgttttgcatttgacaaataaaaatcttgatctTGATCTTGACTTCTTCTGAAGTGATTATCATGCTTATTGTCACACCTACCATTGTCGTATGCACCAATGAGTGCTGTGTATTTGCGACTCTCTGTCCATGATGCCTTTCACCTTAATCAGGCCTGTGTCTTTGGCCACGTTCAGCCACCCTGCAGGGTCGCTAATTATTTTATACCTGGACAATCAAAGAAATGATGTGAGGTCAATGCAAACAAGCTTATCTCAAAAACAAGCTTCACAATGGGACATTCAAATAACTTGTCAATTAAACAATAATCAATTCATCACAGTATAGGAGAGTCTTCTTTGCATGTACATCACGTAAAGATGATGTACTTGATATCAACAGCCACAAGATTGAATAAGTCTGAACAGGAACTCTGTCAGACATGCCAGTGTCACAGAGGTGAACTGGGACTGCGGGACAATGATGAGATGTACATGCGATGGGTTTTCTACAGGTCATGCTGTAATTGCTGTACACCAGTATCCAGTCAAGGGCTGCAACCAACAACTATTTTCGATAATCGATTAATCGACAATTTAATTCCAAATAGTCATAATTTAACATCTAAAATGTATCTTCTCTAGACCACagctgccttctctctctccttgatGAACCAGGAAAGCGTCAGTCATTTAAAGTGTGAGAATATTTTAcatgaaagacaaaaataaaactgtcaaaGGACATAGCAGCATATCACAGTGGTATGATCCTTGAAGCTATTTACGATCCCCTGGTAAACCAACATGTTCTCTCCTCATGTTCATACCACAGATATTTTGCTGCTGAGCCATACAAGATCAGCTTAGCAGCAAACAGTCTTCTTTGAAGGCATTATTATGAATTGTTTCAACACTTTTGACAACTTGGAAAGTACACTTGTCTCTGCTGTATTGTTAGCAGTGTTTGTCTCTGCCACTTTTAAAAAGCTAAGTCCAGAGAAGAAACAGCGTTGTCACATGAGCTACACAAGGCAGTGCTGCCCCCACCTGTGGAAACAttgctgcagtgtgtgcagGGCATTAGAGCAGAACCTATTTATCGATTATGAAATTAGTTGCCAACTATTTTCatgattaattaaattaattagtTGTCGCAGCCTTAATCCTGTCTCTGAGTATCACAAATCACTGTGCTGTCTTTTAGTGCCTTACTCttttaaatacaaatctatTTCTCAAGCTGGACTTCTCACATTGTATATTTCACTCCAACATGAAATTAGTGTGTGAACAGCGTATTAAACTTTACAGTCTAATTTTCTGCAACAGGGATTAATGTGTTTTGAGGAATGTTCAAAGTAACATGATGTTATTTTCAACAGTTTTCTCTTACATGACTTTCTGTTTGGGTGCAATGTCCGGTCAGAAGCAGTGTACTGCACCACGTCACTGTCAACAGGAAGGTTCTCCCTTTTGGACACAAACTTTTCCACTGGTTCAAAGACTGGAGCTTCATTGACATCCTGCACGTTCACCACCACTGTGGCTGTGGCAGTGGGCAGTGGAGTAGCAAATGGGATGTCATTCTCCACTGCAACCAACAGAATGTGGTTGCGGAGCATTTCAAAGTCAGGACCCTGGTTGGatggaggaaacaaacagttcATTAATTTATCAGATAACGATCTTACATCTTGTTCTGCTATACTACACAAACTGGTTCTAAAAGAGTAAGCCACTTGAACACTGCTACTTCATTACAGCAACAGGTCACAGAACAgtacatgtatatttatatgctTTTTGATGCTTTTTTAGTCTTAACGACCACTCAAAGGGCTTTATACTATAAATCATACAAATTCACCAAATTCTCACACGTTCATTTAGTGCGTCTTCATGCAAACTAGCTACACACTATCACATAGCATTCACACTCCATCAGGGTCATTTAGGGTAGAGTGTCTCCCCAAAATAGGCATGCGtactggaggagccagggatcaacCCAACCGTGATCCACACTGAGCATAAAGACTCAAAAGAATCTCTATGGAAAGTTTCTATAATCTTGAGGAGTTGAAGGAGGAACTACCTAGTATAGGTGTAGTGTTCTGAATACAAATTTTCACTGATATCTCTAATCTTTGATATTGTGGCTTGTTTGAGAATTCATGCTTTAGGTCCTACCTTGGCAGTAGTAATGATCCCTTCCtgtttgttacttcctgttgtGACTGTGAACAGGCCTCCAGGATCACCATCAACAATCGTAAATTTGGCGTTCCAGGCTGGTGAATGTGGCTCATCAGCATCTGTTACTGCCATCGTAATGACCAGAGCGTCCACTCTACTTTCTGGTACCGTTGCATCATACTGTGAGAAAGCAAGAGATATGTTGACAAAAGTATAGTTCCCTGACATAAAGGTTTATTTCTTAAAGATACCCTCCTACATCAATATCTGAGTTTAAGTTTGATTTGTTGTCACATGTgaaaagtgtaaatgtaaatgtcctAGACATTCCGAACCTAAACTGAAAaccaataaaatgaaaaaaaattattgtttgTTGCTCATCACTAAAAATGATTATGATCAGCTCTGTTCTCCAGCAGTAGCCTTTCAGTTGACCATGTTTGAAGACAATGTGCATCGAGCCAAGGTGACTTGCTGTGATTGTAAAGATGTTTGTACTTTTACTACATGTCTGCATGATGGTTGCAGATTTACAATTAATTTCCTAAtaattttaaaaacactgaactgTATTTCAGacagaagtaaaaataaaaagagcacACTGCTTGGTGACAAGTGGACATCCATGCAGAACTGTGATTGAACTGTTTGTATGGACTGAGTGAAAGCCGGAGGGTTGTCATTGCTGTATGATACAGTGATGATTACTGTGGCATTTACAGTCACCCCTTCTCCCTCCATGTCTGCTGCCTCTATCACCAGAGTATGCTTTGGGTTTTTCTGTTGGggagacatatatatatatatatatatatatatatatatatatatatagcagaTATAACAGATATACCTCACATAGGGGATGTTAGGTATATTCCAGCCATGAGTGTTTTACACTCAGTAGGCTGTGAAAAATACTACTAGCAAGTAAACTTGACACtactgtaaaatacatttaaaagaagaattTTCAATTGCATTAAGAGGGAGAACGTAAGTAACTTTGTTTACAAGACATCTCCAGAAGGCATTTTGATAATTGGTaatttatgacatttttttaagaaaagcaGTTGATGTGTCAACCCAAATGCGGGTAGGCTTTACTGCCTGTTTACTACTCGATTGCACATAGTGATCTGAGTATTCAGAATTGTTTTACCACACATTGTATAAAAGATATTATTTTCAATAATGGACCATGTTCCCATTTTTTTCCATTGTCTACAATTAATAACCcataatgtctttttttttacagaatcaACCTCACTTTTACCGAAGTATTCAGACACCGAGTTCAGTACTTTGTAGAGGTTTCTTTAGCAGCAGTTACAGCTTCAAGTCTTCTTGTTTGGTATCTGAGCTTCAAGCCTATACACAGTTTCAATGGGGTTTAAGTCTGGATGACACTGTataatgtgtgtttaaatgcaACACGGACTGTCCTGAAGACTCTCCAGCATCATGATTAAAATCATTGTCCCACTGGGAGTTTAACAGTCATGTCAATCTTGGGTTGTGTTCACTCTGAAGCAGGTTTTCTTCAAGGAACGTCTTCAAGGTGCAACCCTCTGCTTTCAAAAGTATCTTGTTCACGGTCATGAGGAACCAGACAATTATTTtgtcttccttcttctcctctcatttTCTGGTGGATCATAAAAAACATACCACCAACTCTATAAGCTGTTGCTCCTGTCCTGGGACAACAGTTGCTCTTGGCTCTCCAGCTTATTCACACATTTGCTGCATGTCCTAGTGTCAGAATCCtttcacataaaatataaacatgttttagaCAGTTTATCTTCAGGTATTTGTGGTTTTGTCTTCTTCAGTTTGAGGTAGCTACTAGATAACTGTAGGTTAACATTAAGTGCTGCCAAAGCCATGTAGAGTGTGCTGGCACCGAAGGCACGTGGAGTGATGTTAATGTTACCTTTAAGCAGGATAACTATTTCAGTACATAGCTCAGGCACCAAAATGAGCCACTGAAATATATACATTGGTTTTCCACCTCCCTGTCTCAGCCCACCTTGGTTAGTCAACTTGACTGGACATGCAGCTCTAGAAGAGACCTTTGGTTCCAAACCTCTTCTGTCTCACAGATCCCTACGGTCCTGGGTAGAGTCAGATTTAGAAATGGTTTCATAACAATGATCTTAACCTCACCACAAATTGATCACAAAAGGTCTATAATGAGTTTTTGGTTCACTTGTACATGTTCTATTAAGGGCTATTGAGTGTAGATGATTGCACTTCACTGTACTTGGAAGTCAGcataaaatgaaagtgaaaagaaaaacaaaacgttAGACAAAAAGTGTAGATACAAAACTAACATCAAAGAGGGTGCTTACCGTGTACGTCTGCACCTTCTCTCTGTCTAGAGGCTGTGTCAGATACAAACTACCAGTGATCCTGTCCATTGTGAAAAGGCCGTAGGGAGGCTCATTAGCTCCTTGAACAGTGATGCTGTAATATATCGTCTTCACTCTATCTTCACCAGAACGGATCTGGTCAAAACACAACAGGTGTCAGTTATACAATTGTCACTAAATGTAACCATAGTTAATACATtgcaaaaccatttacatttagcAAAGAAAAAGCGCTAAGTTCTTTGAAGTTTGCTGCTTTAAAATGTCTAGGCTAGAAAAACAAGACTGGCTTGGCTACCATATTCTACATTCTGATCAAGTAAGTTACCTTGTGATCTCAACCTTGTTAAATCACATCAGCCATGGTGCACCAAAGAACGTAGTTGTCATTATTACAACGAAACATCTATTTTCTGCAACCACTGTTATTAAATggatggtaaatggatttgtaaagcgcttttctagtcttgatgaccactcaaagcgcctttattacagtttcacattcaccaattcacacagtgcatctacttgcagcacttctgttattctatggggggccattggGGGTTCAGCATTTTTCACTGCTGAACCCCCAatggcatgcagatggttcagactggggatcaaaccgctgaccttcaggttggaggacgaccactctacccctcagccacagccgcccctagattagattagaatttttttgcattttagaTTTGATTGTGCAAGTTGTTCACCTTACCTGAGATACTTTAAGGGGATAGGGTCCTTTGTGATTTTCAGGAACATTGATGGCAGGAGTAACCcagtctctcttcctcctcttcaatcCATCACCAGACTTGGGGAATTTCAGAACAGGCACCTCTGGGGTGGTTGCATTCTATAAAAATGTGCATACATTTTAATAAGTGCAGGGTTTATAAGTCTAACAAGAGTCTAAATAGACATTCTCTAAAGAAATGCTTGAATCCGAGAGCCGGCATCCACATTAGCTTAAAAGCTTTAGCTCAGATCATCATGAACCTGTTACTGTCCAAAGTGTACCCCAGTCTAGGGTTTTGACAATAGGTATTAAAATGTAGGCACTAcattaaacaaataattaagTACATGCCATAAAATTTATATTACAGATTTTACTGAAATACTGATGCTGTGTGGCAAATGAAGGATATTTTACATTGAGATCCTATGAGCACATAGATTGTTCTCAATCTAATGTGGCCACAGAAGGGGCAGTGTTTTTTGAGGAAAAAAGTGCAGAGCCTTTTTTCTTAGTGCATGTTGGAATTGAAAACAATATATTCtatcaaattttttattttgacattaatttaatttttacaaAAATGAGTTTCCGGTTTTCTTTATTCCCCTCCAACAGGGCCTCTAATCATACCTCTGTTTCATTAGCAGAGTCTACTTAATTCAAGTGGTGCTGATTGCTGTGGTGACTGTGCTCTCCATTGTGATGCTCAACATTTTGCTGGTGATGTCCATGATGATGCCCATCATTTTGTCCATGGAGATGCCCATTGTGCACGACTGTGACTGGAACAGTAATTTTTTGGCCGTGCAAGTTCCAGGAGTGGATAAAGAAGTCCTGGTGTCCTTCAAGAAGAGCAACCATTCTCTTTACctggatggaaaaaaaattctcagaGAAGTTGGGCAAGCTTTAACTTTTTTACTTGTAAAAACTGTACATGACAAATAAGGCATACTGGGACAGTTTGGTGATATTCAACGCTGGAGTAGATTGACAAGGGATCGCGGCAACTGTTGTTGTTTAACTAAATCTGTGGTAAATTTTTGATTGGATCAAGTCAATATTTACTGAGGGTATAGAAAAGGACCAAATATTTAGAAATGCTGGATATTTAAACAAAGCGGATAGATGTGGATCCTGGAGTTCACGTCAGTCATATTCTGTATGATATCCCTCATAATTTAACTGTCTAAGAGTCAaagctgcttttcattttgaagATCTGGCTGAAACCCAATAATTGTATTTCAGTCCGTTTGGTTTCCCAAATAGAAAGCCCTGGGATTAAAACaagcatttattttacatgCAGGAATTACAGCcccttaaaaaatatatacttaaaaTGTCAACACCTTCTTATACTCTATTTTACTACCTAACCAACTGTGGCATTTATTTTAACTCATATAGGTTGAAGCATTAGAAAGCATTTTTTGGCATTGAGTCTGTCAAAGTCTTCTCACCATCAATATCCCATCTGGATGTACGATGAAACGTCTGTCATTACTGATGAAAGGAAATCTTGTGCAGTCATTGAAGCCCACTGGGATTGAAC
The Platichthys flesus chromosome 12, fPlaFle2.1, whole genome shotgun sequence DNA segment above includes these coding regions:
- the LOC133966722 gene encoding B-cadherin-like isoform X2, which produces MAVTDADEPHSPAWNAKFTIVDGDPGGLFTVTTGSNKQEGIITTAKGPDFEMLRNHILLVAVENDIPFATPLPTATATVVVNVQDVNEAPVFEPVEKFVSKRENLPVDSDVVQYTASDRTLHPNRKSYEVLATGTGTLIIQLEDVNENAPIIEERTIKVCNKESAPQLLSVTDKDGPGFAAPYSVSLQGMSKNNWTARRNDSKTGIVLNLVTELESGEYTVVLRLRDNDGMEQDNTVQATVCDCTGKVVSCSGQIAIGTSLPMILGTLGGVLWLLMLLMLQVLLLRLMFARRRG
- the LOC133966722 gene encoding B-cadherin-like isoform X1, which encodes MDRITGSLYLTQPLDREKVQTYTYDATVPESRVDALVITMAVTDADEPHSPAWNAKFTIVDGDPGGLFTVTTGSNKQEGIITTAKGPDFEMLRNHILLVAVENDIPFATPLPTATATVVVNVQDVNEAPVFEPVEKFVSKRENLPVDSDVVQYTASDRTLHPNRKSYEVLATGTGTLIIQLEDVNENAPIIEERTIKVCNKESAPQLLSVTDKDGPGFAAPYSVSLQGMSKNNWTARRNDSKTGIVLNLVTELESGEYTVVLRLRDNDGMEQDNTVQATVCDCTGKVVSCSGQIAIGTSLPMILGTLGGVLWLLMLLMLQVLLLRLMFARRRG